Proteins encoded by one window of Lathyrus oleraceus cultivar Zhongwan6 chromosome 1, CAAS_Psat_ZW6_1.0, whole genome shotgun sequence:
- the LOC127108410 gene encoding uncharacterized protein LOC127108410, with translation MENFQKEKQIMVDPLSLKSSPIKQKLPTIITTTPTLLHPPTLQPPKLRFLSSSLPNSVNSSPRFGSIKKPKHGSPEPQCQEATNVMMTSTLQELLQEAHFGKSKSCGDARESDSLEGFDFDEWLTKLSAKELEKWEWHYGTFTKNENVKESPKSVVKEMKTITPSHDGFKCNALCLFLPSFVGKIKPIKTRKEVSEKVVPTMLSRNVSLENFECGSWASAAMSHEIDGDSNNSYFDLPMELMKFGGANEVDYHSPIAAASSVYEKDLKGVLKSSSVRGSARKPDMSPRHVRFSLSSSSPSYPASPAFCISPRLKKAREDFNAFLAAQTA, from the coding sequence ATGGAGAATTTCCAAAAGGAAAAACAAATTATGGTAGATCCACTTTCATTGAAAAGTTCACCTATCAAACAAAAGTTGCCAACTATAATCACAACAACTCCTACCCTTTTGCATCCTCCAACACTCCAACCTCCAAAGCTAAGGTTTCTAAGCTCGAGTCTACCGAATTCGGTAAACTCGTCGCCCCGGTTCGGTTCGATTAAAAAACCGAAACACGGGAGCCCGGAACCTCAATGTCAAGAAGCTACTAATGTGATGATGACCAGCACACTTCAAGAACTTCTTCAAGAGGCTCATTTTGGGAAGAGCAAGTCATGTGGTGATGCAAGAGAAAGTGATTCTTTAGAAGGATTTGATTTTGATGAATGGTTGACTAAACTAAGTGCAAAAGAGCTAGAAAAATGGGAGTGGCATTATGGTACTTTCACAAAAAATGAAAATGTTAAGGAAAGTCCTAAGAGTGTTGTTAAGGAAATGAAAACAATAACACCTTCACATGATGGATTCAAATGCAATGCTCTTTGTCTTTTTCTTCCTAGCTTTGTTGGTAAAATAAAGCCAATTAAAACAAGAAAAGAAGTTTCAGAAAAAGTTGTTCCTACAATGTTGTCAAGGAATGTTTCTTTGGAGAATTTTGAATGTGGCTCTTGGGCTTCTGCAGCTATGTCTCATGAGATTGATGGAGATTCTAATAACTCTTATTTTGATCTTCCTATGGAATTGATGAAATTTGGTGGTGCTAATGAAGTAGATTATCATTCACCTATTGCTGCTGCATCTAGTGTTTATGAAAAAGATCTTAAAGGAGTTTTGAAAAGTAGTTCAGTTAGAGGGAGTGCTAGAAAACCGGACATGTCTCCGCGACATGTTCGGTTTTCTTTATCATCTTCTTCTCCATCATACCCTGCATCTCCAGCATTTTGTATCAGTCCTCGTTTGAAAAAAGCTAGAGAAGATTTTAATGCATTTTTGGCAGCACAAACTGCATGA